A single window of Methylacidimicrobium sp. AP8 DNA harbors:
- a CDS encoding outer membrane beta-barrel protein, protein MLPARAQSDPTLATTSAAVPGTAELQKALEEGGIAVQTVRPGIRLAGYLDSSFVDNFIPPNARIPTRMADDGIAGGGFNFNAVRLLLERPLDDQNRWEMGFRVDLFAGQDAASMGGPDNLAGLGVPTEAGNARNTSSFLLAEAYILLRIPVGNAIDLKIGKFVPPLGFEVMERPANLNFTYGNLYSNLIPEMVTGTEAVYRPVDWVETTLGVLDGSFNAARAGFPFFGESTNSLGSAEAYLFLASAAFDAPARNARLVASALYGPDGADPPGFGLAPSIPGSGVFVQSPLNRAAPFFLGDIWGEWIPKAARDRILLAWEATGGFYEGVAAPGADSLQASHWLGASLWARYQISSFVSFALRTDWIHASANEILPEHIGPEDIWSVTGTVGFDIWENLMVRTEFRMDWGAAIYGTPIFPTGTLLFPLSSGPAFLWAVETVYSF, encoded by the coding sequence GTGCTCCCGGCCAGAGCCCAGTCCGATCCTACGCTCGCCACGACGAGCGCCGCCGTCCCGGGCACGGCCGAGCTCCAAAAGGCGCTCGAAGAGGGCGGGATCGCCGTCCAAACCGTGCGTCCGGGCATCCGGCTCGCCGGATATCTGGACAGCTCCTTCGTCGACAACTTCATTCCCCCCAATGCTCGAATTCCGACCCGGATGGCCGACGACGGGATCGCCGGCGGGGGATTCAACTTCAACGCCGTGCGGCTGCTCCTCGAAAGGCCGCTGGATGATCAGAACCGATGGGAAATGGGATTCCGTGTGGATCTTTTCGCCGGCCAGGATGCGGCCTCCATGGGAGGACCGGACAACCTGGCCGGACTGGGAGTCCCCACGGAGGCGGGGAACGCGCGGAACACTTCGAGCTTCCTGCTGGCCGAAGCCTATATCCTCCTTCGCATTCCCGTCGGGAACGCCATCGACCTGAAGATCGGGAAGTTCGTTCCTCCCTTGGGATTCGAAGTGATGGAGCGCCCCGCCAACCTCAATTTCACCTATGGCAACCTGTACAGCAACCTGATCCCGGAGATGGTCACCGGAACGGAGGCGGTCTATCGACCGGTCGATTGGGTAGAGACCACGCTCGGAGTGCTCGATGGATCGTTCAACGCTGCGCGAGCAGGATTCCCCTTCTTCGGGGAAAGCACGAATAGCCTCGGCAGCGCAGAGGCCTATCTTTTTCTAGCCTCCGCAGCCTTCGACGCTCCCGCGCGCAACGCCCGGCTGGTGGCCAGCGCCCTCTATGGGCCCGACGGCGCCGACCCTCCCGGATTCGGATTGGCTCCGTCCATTCCGGGGAGCGGGGTTTTCGTCCAAAGCCCCCTGAACCGCGCGGCGCCGTTTTTCTTAGGCGATATCTGGGGGGAGTGGATTCCCAAAGCCGCGCGCGACCGCATCCTGCTCGCTTGGGAAGCCACGGGCGGCTTCTACGAAGGCGTTGCCGCTCCCGGGGCCGACTCGCTCCAGGCTTCCCATTGGCTCGGAGCCAGCCTCTGGGCTCGATACCAGATAAGCAGCTTCGTCAGCTTCGCCCTCCGGACCGACTGGATTCATGCGAGCGCCAACGAGATCCTCCCGGAGCACATCGGACCGGAAGACATCTGGAGCGTGACGGGGACCGTCGGCTTCGACATTTGGGAGAACCTGATGGTGCGAACCGAGTTCCGGATGGATTGGGGTGCGGCGATCTACGGCACCCCGATTTTCCCGACCGGAACCCTCCTCTTCCCCCTTTCGAGCGGTCCTGCGTTCCTTTGGGCGGTGGAAACCGTCTACTCGTTTTGA
- a CDS encoding transposase, with the protein MVEPVFGIIKSVMGFRAFRLRGQAKVQGEWSLVCLAYNFQRLGKLGGARNSGSLPIGSLWSLSAGRTAVAVSWFLWFPGQSVPMPHRTAAASRQILAPRSTGC; encoded by the coding sequence ATGGTCGAACCGGTCTTCGGCATCATCAAATCGGTGATGGGCTTCCGGGCCTTTCGGCTCCGCGGGCAAGCCAAAGTCCAGGGCGAATGGTCCTTGGTCTGCTTGGCGTACAACTTCCAGCGCCTTGGGAAGCTTGGGGGAGCCCGCAACTCCGGTTCTCTTCCGATTGGATCCCTATGGTCGCTCTCCGCCGGAAGAACGGCCGTCGCAGTATCCTGGTTTTTATGGTTCCCGGGACAGTCAGTCCCCATGCCGCATCGGACTGCCGCCGCATCGCGGCAAATTCTCGCACCAAGGTCGACAGGCTGCTAG
- a CDS encoding aldo/keto reductase produces MEYTSLPGLEEQVSRIGLGTWVMGGWMWGGAEEADAVAAIETAVDAGICLVDTAPVYGFGRAEEIVGKAVRNIGRDKIVLATKGGLEWNAREEIRRNSSPERLRREVDESLRRLRVDWIDLYQIHWPDARVPIEKTAETLLDLQARGKIRALGVSNYSPEQMEAWRKVAPLHTDQPPYNLFERGIEKDVLPYCRAHGIGVIAYGVLCRGLLTGKFTARHTFPPGDLRRIDPKFQGKTFGCYLAAAADLRKLAEARGFTLAQLAARWALQQPGISVVLWGARKPSQIQEAAALPSSLLSDRDLAEIDRILAQHVPEPIGPEFMAPPL; encoded by the coding sequence ATGGAATATACGTCGCTGCCCGGGCTGGAAGAGCAGGTTTCCCGAATCGGACTAGGCACCTGGGTCATGGGCGGATGGATGTGGGGCGGTGCGGAAGAAGCGGACGCCGTGGCCGCGATCGAGACGGCGGTCGACGCCGGCATCTGCTTGGTCGATACCGCTCCGGTCTACGGATTCGGGCGAGCGGAGGAGATCGTCGGGAAGGCAGTCCGGAATATCGGTCGGGACAAGATCGTGCTGGCCACCAAAGGCGGCCTCGAATGGAATGCGCGGGAAGAGATACGGCGCAACTCGAGTCCGGAACGGCTGAGGCGGGAGGTCGACGAGAGCCTGCGCAGGCTGAGAGTCGATTGGATCGATCTCTATCAGATTCACTGGCCCGATGCGCGGGTACCGATCGAGAAGACGGCCGAGACCCTCCTCGATTTGCAAGCCCGTGGCAAGATTCGCGCGCTCGGCGTAAGCAACTATTCTCCGGAACAGATGGAGGCTTGGCGCAAGGTCGCCCCGCTTCATACCGATCAACCCCCTTACAACCTCTTCGAGCGCGGGATCGAGAAGGATGTCCTTCCCTACTGCCGCGCACACGGCATCGGCGTCATCGCCTACGGCGTCCTCTGCCGGGGGCTTCTCACTGGCAAGTTCACCGCCCGGCACACCTTCCCGCCGGGAGATCTTCGCCGGATCGATCCCAAATTTCAGGGCAAAACCTTCGGGTGTTACCTAGCTGCAGCGGCCGATCTGCGTAAGCTGGCCGAGGCCCGCGGCTTCACTCTGGCGCAGCTCGCCGCCCGATGGGCGCTCCAGCAACCGGGGATCTCGGTCGTCCTGTGGGGAGCACGCAAACCATCACAGATCCAGGAGGCCGCGGCATTGCCGTCCTCCCTTCTTTCGGACCGCGATTTGGCCGAAATCGACCGGATCCTCGCACAGCACGTTCCGGAGCCGATCGGCCCGGAATTCATGGCACCCCCGCTCTAG
- a CDS encoding transposase — translation MQEERYLFANRLSTAQMAGNQLRLSFSALAYSLVEALRRLGLRGTDWAQAQVDILRLQLLKIGTLVRVRVRRVFLSLSSAYPILGRAS, via the coding sequence ATCCAGGAAGAGCGCTATCTCTTTGCCAACCGGCTCTCGACCGCGCAAATGGCCGGCAACCAACTTCGGCTCTCCTTCTCGGCTCTGGCATACTCGCTGGTGGAAGCGCTGCGACGGCTGGGTCTGCGAGGAACGGACTGGGCCCAGGCCCAGGTCGACATCCTCCGGCTCCAGCTCCTTAAGATCGGCACGCTGGTCCGAGTCCGCGTCCGCCGCGTCTTCCTCTCGCTGAGCAGCGCCTATCCTATCCTGGGAAGAGCCTCTTGA
- a CDS encoding circularly permuted type 2 ATP-grasp protein → MPSSFPAPAGVGDRQKNCLPGMDYGLDADFDEMVDATGRPRPPYRGLWELLETLGPEIWEERQRAAGEEFRRRGVTFAVGSGSEERIFPFDLLPRILSASEWLRLERGLIQRVTALNCFLQDIYGQARILHDRIIPADLVLGSSQFRKEMVGVAMPHGIYVMVAGPDLLRLRDGFVVLEDNLRVPSGASYMLINRRVLRRVLPSLFESAPVASIESYPALLRQALQSLRPEGARDKLAVLLTPGIHNPAYFEHTFLAQEMGIALAEGKDLAVIEGNVQLRTASGWKGVGSIYRRLNDDFLDPLAFRPESLLGVPGLFAAFRAGRVNILNAIGAGVADDKAIYPFVPLMIRYYLAEDPVLPNVETFLCERTAERNHVLANLEKLVVKEVSQAGGYGMLFGPASSIQERAAFRERILAEPRNYIAQPVLSFSHLPCWIDGRFQPRRVDLRPFVLLAPDPVVVPGGLTRVALAKGSFIVNSCQGGGSKDTWISGVGTKAGGAENAAEP, encoded by the coding sequence ATGCCTTCCTCCTTCCCGGCCCCCGCCGGTGTCGGCGATCGCCAAAAGAACTGCTTGCCCGGCATGGATTACGGGCTTGACGCCGATTTCGACGAGATGGTCGACGCGACGGGCCGGCCCCGGCCCCCCTACCGAGGTCTCTGGGAGCTTCTGGAAACCTTGGGGCCGGAAATATGGGAAGAACGGCAACGAGCGGCTGGCGAAGAGTTCCGCCGCCGCGGAGTCACCTTCGCGGTCGGCTCCGGAAGCGAAGAACGCATCTTTCCCTTCGACCTTCTGCCTCGCATTCTCTCAGCTTCGGAATGGCTCCGCTTGGAGAGGGGACTCATCCAGCGGGTGACCGCGCTCAACTGCTTTCTGCAGGATATCTACGGTCAGGCCCGGATCCTGCACGATCGAATCATCCCCGCCGACCTCGTCCTGGGATCGTCCCAATTCCGGAAGGAAATGGTCGGGGTCGCGATGCCCCACGGGATCTATGTGATGGTTGCCGGGCCGGATCTGCTTCGACTGCGGGACGGCTTCGTCGTCTTGGAAGACAACTTGCGGGTTCCAAGCGGGGCTTCCTACATGCTCATCAACCGTCGCGTCCTGCGCCGGGTCCTTCCCTCCCTCTTTGAATCCGCCCCTGTCGCCTCGATCGAATCCTATCCCGCCCTTTTGCGGCAGGCTCTCCAATCCCTCCGCCCCGAGGGGGCTCGGGATAAGCTCGCGGTCCTCCTGACACCCGGAATCCATAATCCGGCCTACTTCGAGCACACTTTCCTCGCTCAGGAGATGGGCATTGCGCTGGCAGAAGGGAAGGATCTGGCCGTGATCGAGGGAAACGTGCAGCTTCGGACTGCTTCTGGCTGGAAGGGAGTGGGCTCCATCTACCGGCGGCTCAACGACGACTTTCTCGATCCGCTCGCCTTCCGGCCGGAGTCTCTTCTGGGGGTACCGGGGCTCTTCGCGGCTTTCCGGGCGGGACGGGTGAACATCCTCAATGCGATCGGAGCCGGGGTCGCCGACGACAAGGCGATCTACCCGTTCGTCCCATTAATGATCCGGTACTACCTCGCAGAAGACCCGGTCCTTCCGAACGTGGAGACCTTTCTTTGTGAACGGACGGCGGAGCGAAACCACGTCCTGGCGAATTTGGAGAAGCTCGTCGTCAAGGAAGTCTCCCAAGCCGGAGGATACGGCATGCTCTTCGGACCGGCGAGCAGCATCCAGGAGCGCGCCGCCTTTCGAGAAAGAATCCTCGCCGAACCTCGGAACTACATCGCCCAACCCGTGCTCTCCTTCTCGCACCTCCCTTGCTGGATCGACGGACGCTTCCAGCCCCGCCGAGTCGACCTGCGCCCATTCGTTCTCCTCGCTCCCGATCCCGTGGTAGTTCCGGGAGGGCTCACCCGCGTCGCCCTGGCGAAAGGGTCCTTTATCGTGAACTCCTGCCAAGGAGGAGGAAGCAAGGACACTTGGATATCGGGGGTCGGCACAAAAGCCGGAGGGGCGGAGAACGCGGCAGAGCCATGA
- a CDS encoding alpha-E domain-containing protein, with protein MIFRKAAYFYWLSRYLTRALDTIRLVEAYWPLCWDRENGRGEDALIRLRQALRMSLPSPNSGTAGQLFWFLDAEENPLSVRSSLGAARFNARLLREELPEEAWELLSELPADPPGSPDPDLPVAFPRTPSLPWVRGIAAFYEIARTALAQGAASDFLALGQAIEGMGNLAAALHALVQDASAGEAPPPEEQAAVLRGFCSLHAYRSMHGPFYEGESVCRSLLGSRRLPRSFAALLHAAASALERLEKQSVYALSPACDAAFALGAVLASLEKTPKERLSSLLVELPIGCNRLHQRVEQALGQPGGNAG; from the coding sequence ATGATCTTCCGAAAAGCGGCCTACTTCTATTGGCTCTCCCGCTACCTGACCCGGGCGCTCGACACAATCCGGCTCGTAGAGGCCTATTGGCCGCTTTGCTGGGACCGAGAAAATGGCAGGGGAGAGGATGCGCTGATCCGGCTGCGCCAAGCGTTGCGCATGTCTCTCCCCAGTCCGAACTCCGGCACGGCGGGCCAGCTATTCTGGTTTCTCGACGCTGAGGAAAATCCGCTCTCGGTCCGAAGTTCCCTTGGAGCCGCCCGATTCAACGCGCGCCTCCTGCGGGAGGAGCTTCCGGAGGAGGCATGGGAGCTGTTAAGCGAGCTCCCCGCCGATCCGCCGGGCTCTCCGGATCCCGATCTTCCCGTGGCCTTCCCCCGGACTCCTTCCCTCCCCTGGGTGCGAGGGATCGCCGCGTTCTATGAAATCGCCCGGACCGCACTGGCGCAAGGAGCGGCATCGGATTTCCTTGCGCTCGGGCAGGCGATCGAAGGGATGGGGAACCTCGCGGCGGCGTTGCATGCGCTGGTGCAGGATGCATCGGCGGGCGAGGCTCCACCCCCGGAGGAACAAGCGGCGGTGCTCCGCGGCTTCTGCTCCCTCCACGCTTACCGTTCGATGCACGGCCCCTTCTACGAAGGAGAATCCGTCTGCCGCAGCCTTCTCGGCAGCCGGCGGCTTCCACGCAGCTTCGCCGCACTGCTGCACGCGGCCGCTTCCGCCCTCGAGCGGCTCGAGAAGCAGAGCGTCTATGCGCTTTCGCCCGCATGCGACGCAGCCTTCGCCCTCGGCGCAGTGCTCGCTTCCCTGGAAAAGACTCCCAAGGAGCGCCTGAGCTCTCTCTTGGTAGAGCTTCCCATCGGTTGCAACCGGCTCCACCAGCGGGTCGAGCAGGCGCTCGGTCAGCCCGGCGGAAATGCAGGTTAA